One genomic segment of Acidimicrobiia bacterium includes these proteins:
- a CDS encoding NAD(P)-dependent oxidoreductase — protein MKVAMVGLGRMGFPMARHMQEAGHDVVGFDESPVALQKAAAAGMVIADGLAGVKDVELVCSSLPATPQVEAVYGQVFKLVKEGTVCADLSTIGVEASRNLAALAADHGIRFLDTPVSGTSIHADAGTLVVMVGGEDDALAVARPALETFASRVEHVGPNGSGLLLKLITNRLLTSHLTAMAEAVLDLEAVGLDVWQGIEMIRSGAVAKLLEYKAAPLVDRDFTPTFTVNLMRKDLGLAAEALPAARVGSLTRQILEEAGELGYGEADLAALIKALETGPTGEAT, from the coding sequence ATGAAAGTTGCGATGGTTGGTTTGGGCCGGATGGGATTTCCGATGGCCCGCCACATGCAGGAAGCAGGTCATGACGTCGTCGGTTTCGACGAGTCGCCGGTGGCCCTCCAGAAAGCTGCTGCCGCCGGCATGGTCATCGCTGACGGTCTAGCTGGTGTAAAGGACGTGGAGTTGGTCTGCTCATCGCTTCCTGCCACGCCCCAGGTCGAGGCGGTTTATGGCCAGGTATTCAAGCTCGTGAAGGAAGGCACCGTGTGCGCGGATTTATCAACGATTGGGGTCGAGGCGTCCAGGAACCTCGCCGCACTGGCAGCGGACCACGGGATCCGTTTCCTCGATACCCCGGTGAGTGGCACGTCGATCCACGCCGATGCGGGCACTCTCGTTGTGATGGTTGGTGGAGAAGACGACGCACTCGCAGTAGCCAGACCTGCTCTCGAGACTTTCGCATCCCGGGTGGAACACGTCGGTCCAAACGGTTCCGGTCTGTTGCTCAAGCTCATCACGAATCGCCTTCTCACCTCGCACTTGACGGCGATGGCAGAGGCGGTTCTCGACCTCGAAGCGGTCGGCCTTGACGTGTGGCAAGGTATTGAAATGATTCGATCAGGTGCGGTCGCGAAGCTACTGGAGTACAAGGCAGCGCCTCTCGTGGATCGTGACTTTACGCCCACGTTCACCGTCAACCTGATGAGAAAAGATCTGGGCCTGGCGGCGGAGGCTCTTCCGGCCGCCAGGGTCGGTTCGCTCACCCGCCAGATTCTTGAGGAAGCCGGCGAACTCGGGTACGGAGAAGCGGATCTGGCAGCCCTCATCAAAGCCCTTGAAACCGGACCGACGGGAGAGGCAACATGA
- a CDS encoding Gfo/Idh/MocA family oxidoreductase: protein MNRRSVGLAIVGAGKIGRHRARLASAHAGVGFLAIVDQDAAAAEKLAAETGADVWSTDTDATVLLDEVDAVVVATPEGAHMAPVEAALRAGRSTMVEKPITLNLDEADHLTRLADQLGVDLRVGYSMRYAQRYAVARQQIAAGRIGTLIGGLARTYDTLAIGEAILKRSPTATPVMDILTYLVDIIGWYHPFAPVEVVARSHGSILRAKGHDVDDLTVALLTFADGAVFELATSYSLPAGYPINGMATRFELLGTDGVLMVTEDHGDQIMYSEVGHDNEYVDQHLRLTFLGSRTSGEWVGDTMFGRVADETRAWLDFLTTDKPCHLTTAREARQTLQITLAIDAAARTGDTITWEAK from the coding sequence ATGAACCGTCGATCGGTTGGTCTGGCGATCGTGGGTGCCGGCAAGATCGGCCGCCATCGCGCCCGGCTGGCATCGGCCCATGCCGGTGTCGGGTTCTTGGCCATTGTCGACCAGGATGCCGCAGCTGCCGAGAAGTTGGCTGCCGAGACAGGAGCCGATGTTTGGTCAACTGACACCGACGCCACCGTTCTGCTCGACGAGGTGGACGCAGTCGTCGTGGCTACCCCCGAAGGCGCCCACATGGCCCCCGTCGAGGCGGCATTGCGGGCCGGTAGATCCACCATGGTCGAAAAACCGATCACCCTGAACCTCGATGAAGCGGACCACTTGACGCGACTTGCCGATCAACTCGGGGTGGATCTTCGGGTCGGTTACTCGATGCGATATGCGCAGCGCTACGCGGTTGCCCGCCAACAGATCGCCGCGGGCAGGATCGGAACATTGATTGGTGGTCTGGCACGAACCTATGACACGCTGGCGATCGGCGAAGCGATCCTGAAACGGTCGCCGACGGCCACCCCGGTGATGGACATCCTCACCTACCTCGTCGATATCATCGGCTGGTATCACCCGTTTGCACCGGTGGAAGTGGTGGCTCGCTCCCACGGGTCCATTCTGCGGGCCAAAGGCCACGACGTAGATGATCTCACCGTCGCTTTGTTGACGTTTGCCGATGGGGCCGTGTTCGAGTTGGCCACCAGCTATTCGCTGCCGGCCGGCTATCCGATCAACGGAATGGCTACCCGATTCGAGTTGCTCGGGACCGACGGGGTCCTCATGGTGACCGAGGATCACGGTGACCAGATCATGTACAGCGAGGTCGGCCACGACAACGAGTATGTCGATCAACATCTCAGGCTGACGTTCCTCGGAAGTCGCACCTCGGGGGAGTGGGTGGGCGACACCATGTTCGGACGGGTGGCAGATGAAACCCGTGCATGGCTCGATTTTCTGACCACCGATAAGCCGTGCCATCTCACCACCGCCCGAGAGGCCCGGCAGACCCTCCAGATAACGTTGGCGATCGACGCGGCGGCCCGGACAGGAGACACAATCACATGGGAGGCGAAATGA
- a CDS encoding thiolase family protein, translating into MTDIYVVDAVRTPMGRIGGQLAHIRPDDLAAHAIRALVARQSDLDPAGIEDVVWGAANQSGEDNRNIGRMAALLAGLPIEVTGMTVNRLCGSGLQAVISAAHSLAEGWGDIMVAGGSESMSRAPYVTLKAATAFPVGPPQVADTVLGWRLINPQMQQDYPPISLGLTAERVAEKYAVSRERQDAFALRSHLLASAAQQAGRFTSEISPIEAPQDARGRTVTTVDTDEGVRPNSTVEMLSKLPSVFTEAGTVTAGNSSPMNDGAAAVLLASTAGLERYGLRPMARIVASGAAGVHPDYMGIGPVPATRKALSRAGLSIQDLDLVELNEAFAAQALASRDELGIDPEIVNVNGGAIAIGHPLGASGARILTTLVHELHRRGDRYGLATMCIGVGQGISMIVERV; encoded by the coding sequence ATGACAGACATTTATGTTGTTGATGCGGTCCGTACCCCGATGGGTCGCATCGGGGGTCAGTTGGCTCACATCCGACCAGACGACCTGGCGGCTCACGCCATCCGGGCGCTCGTCGCTCGCCAGAGCGACCTGGATCCGGCTGGGATCGAAGACGTGGTCTGGGGAGCCGCCAATCAGTCCGGCGAGGACAACCGCAACATCGGACGCATGGCTGCCCTGCTGGCCGGTTTGCCGATCGAAGTCACCGGGATGACCGTGAACCGGTTGTGCGGGTCAGGGCTCCAGGCGGTCATTTCCGCCGCCCATTCCCTGGCCGAAGGCTGGGGCGACATCATGGTGGCCGGCGGATCCGAATCGATGAGCCGAGCACCGTACGTCACGCTCAAGGCTGCCACGGCGTTCCCCGTTGGCCCACCCCAGGTCGCCGACACCGTACTCGGATGGAGGCTGATCAACCCGCAAATGCAGCAGGACTATCCACCAATCAGCCTCGGTCTTACCGCCGAACGGGTAGCCGAAAAGTACGCGGTCAGCCGTGAGCGGCAAGACGCGTTCGCACTTCGATCACATTTGTTGGCTTCCGCAGCCCAGCAGGCCGGTCGCTTCACGAGCGAGATCTCGCCTATCGAGGCACCCCAGGATGCCAGAGGCCGTACGGTAACCACCGTCGATACCGACGAGGGTGTTCGTCCCAACTCAACCGTTGAGATGCTTTCCAAGCTCCCGTCGGTGTTCACCGAAGCCGGGACCGTGACAGCCGGAAACTCATCTCCTATGAACGATGGAGCCGCCGCCGTGCTGCTTGCCAGCACGGCCGGGCTCGAGCGATATGGCCTGAGGCCGATGGCGCGAATAGTCGCCAGCGGCGCGGCGGGAGTTCACCCCGACTACATGGGGATCGGCCCGGTGCCGGCAACCCGCAAAGCCCTGTCTCGGGCCGGGTTATCCATTCAAGATCTTGATCTGGTTGAGCTGAACGAAGCATTCGCCGCCCAGGCTCTGGCGTCTCGCGACGAACTCGGCATCGATCCGGAAATCGTCAATGTCAACGGTGGAGCCATCGCCATAGGGCATCCCTTGGGAGCCTCCGGCGCCCGGATACTCACCACTCTGGTGCACGAACTGCACCGGCGGGGTGACCGATACGGATTGGCCACGATGTGCATTGGCGTTGGACAAGGCATTTCGATGATCGTGGAGCGGGTATGA
- a CDS encoding CoA transferase has translation MSQPLEGIKVVEFGNLIAGPYCAMLLADLGADVTKVEPSSGDLARAFGPYVDGVSYYFAAVNRGKKSAVINPRADASKKWVRKLCLDADVIVHNLRHGAMQRAGLGYEDLADENPGLVYAEISAFGSSGPDAERAGIDIIFQGESGMMSITGEEGGPPAKTATTVGDYLAGTNAAMAVSAALVGRARTGKGRKIEVSLRDGLIAIQSTWNAMYFASGGQPGRVGTASWFTAPTETFPTADGYFNLAIVSDGHFKILCDDLGLDIVADPRFATNEARVEHRTELNELVKPIFASDSTDAWMDRLLGLGLPVGRLMTFGEVFDDPQVQHNRMRVELPDGAAVTGSPVRMTGEPSLAPSAAPRLGADTDSVLRSLGATDEEIAQLKAAHLIRRL, from the coding sequence ATGAGTCAACCGTTGGAAGGCATCAAGGTTGTGGAATTCGGCAACCTGATTGCCGGCCCATACTGCGCGATGTTGCTGGCTGATCTCGGAGCGGACGTGACCAAGGTCGAGCCGTCTTCGGGCGACCTGGCCAGGGCATTCGGCCCATACGTCGATGGCGTCAGCTACTACTTCGCGGCCGTCAACCGCGGAAAGAAGAGCGCAGTCATCAACCCCCGCGCCGATGCATCGAAGAAATGGGTTCGCAAGCTTTGCTTGGATGCCGATGTGATCGTCCACAACCTTCGTCATGGCGCCATGCAACGCGCCGGTCTGGGCTACGAGGATCTCGCCGACGAGAACCCCGGGCTCGTATATGCGGAGATTTCGGCTTTCGGGTCGTCCGGTCCCGACGCCGAGCGCGCCGGGATCGACATCATCTTCCAGGGCGAATCGGGGATGATGAGCATCACGGGTGAAGAGGGAGGCCCACCGGCCAAAACGGCGACGACGGTCGGGGACTACCTGGCAGGAACGAATGCGGCGATGGCCGTATCGGCTGCCCTGGTCGGCCGGGCCAGGACTGGAAAGGGTCGCAAGATCGAAGTTTCCCTGAGAGACGGACTCATTGCCATCCAGTCGACCTGGAACGCCATGTATTTTGCCTCAGGAGGCCAGCCCGGACGGGTCGGCACCGCATCCTGGTTCACGGCACCGACCGAAACCTTCCCGACCGCCGACGGCTACTTCAACCTGGCGATCGTCAGCGATGGGCACTTCAAGATCCTCTGCGACGACCTCGGCCTGGACATAGTCGCCGATCCCCGCTTCGCCACCAACGAAGCTCGAGTCGAACATCGCACCGAACTCAACGAGTTGGTCAAGCCGATCTTCGCCTCCGACAGCACGGACGCCTGGATGGACAGACTGCTCGGCCTTGGCCTGCCAGTCGGGAGGCTGATGACATTCGGCGAGGTGTTCGACGACCCTCAAGTCCAACACAACCGGATGAGGGTCGAGTTGCCCGATGGGGCGGCAGTTACCGGCTCCCCTGTGAGGATGACCGGAGAACCCTCGCTGGCACCATCGGCCGCGCCACGTCTGGGAGCAGACACCGACTCCGTCCTGCGCAGTTTGGGAGCCACCGATGAGGAGATTGCCCAGCTCAAGGCTGCCCACCTGATCAGACGCTTGTAG
- a CDS encoding DUF3500 domain-containing protein — MAEAAIDFLESLPADAQATFGFDDPGRIDWAFFPREMANGTYLGVPLYAMTPVQRKLALKLARTGLRAEAYHRVATIMSLDLVLDERENYVRTHWRDPLRYWITIYGEPGPTGLWGWRYEGHHVSVNYTIRDGEVLSSTPLFMGASPAGIGPSAHPIIRPCGQEEDAGRALFSSLDADQQAVALLDATAPIDTIVPNVSFVPEVSEPGNPPAALTMFQEVHEAMTAEQKSNLRLVAAEPSGLRADAMTKDQVGYLHDLIAVYLDRLPEDLADREKTRLGANDWAGLHFAWAGPAERHQPHYYRIHSPDFLVEYDCVQDNATHIHAVWRNPRGDFGEDILQSHVSRAH; from the coding sequence ATGGCCGAAGCGGCCATAGATTTCCTTGAGTCGCTGCCGGCCGATGCCCAGGCTACGTTCGGGTTTGATGATCCAGGTCGCATCGACTGGGCGTTCTTCCCGAGAGAGATGGCCAACGGCACCTATCTTGGCGTACCTCTGTATGCCATGACCCCGGTCCAGCGAAAACTGGCCCTGAAGCTGGCCCGGACCGGTTTACGTGCCGAGGCCTATCACCGGGTGGCGACCATCATGTCCCTCGACCTGGTTCTAGACGAACGCGAGAACTACGTTCGCACCCATTGGCGTGACCCGCTGCGGTACTGGATAACTATCTACGGCGAACCAGGTCCGACCGGGCTGTGGGGGTGGCGCTACGAAGGACACCACGTGTCCGTCAACTACACGATTCGCGACGGCGAGGTTTTGTCGAGTACGCCGTTGTTCATGGGGGCGAGTCCGGCCGGGATCGGCCCGTCCGCCCATCCCATCATCAGGCCCTGCGGTCAGGAAGAGGACGCCGGGCGGGCCCTCTTTTCGTCATTGGATGCCGATCAACAGGCAGTGGCGCTCCTCGACGCCACAGCTCCGATTGACACCATCGTTCCCAACGTCTCGTTCGTACCGGAGGTCAGCGAACCGGGGAACCCGCCGGCCGCCTTGACCATGTTTCAGGAAGTCCATGAGGCCATGACCGCCGAGCAGAAAAGCAACTTGCGGTTGGTCGCCGCCGAGCCGTCCGGCCTGAGAGCTGATGCCATGACTAAAGATCAGGTCGGCTACCTGCACGATCTCATTGCGGTTTATCTCGACCGGCTCCCTGAGGATCTGGCTGATCGAGAGAAGACTCGTCTCGGAGCCAACGATTGGGCTGGCCTGCACTTCGCTTGGGCAGGGCCGGCCGAACGCCATCAACCGCACTATTACCGCATCCACAGTCCCGATTTTCTGGTTGAGTACGACTGCGTCCAGGACAACGCCACCCACATCCATGCCGTCTGGCGAAACCCCCGGGGCGACTTCGGCGAGGATATCCTCCAGAGCCACGTTTCGCGCGCTCACTAG
- a CDS encoding TRAP transporter substrate-binding protein: MTIRVGGYAPQGSAHSRALDHFVDALAAVTDHPAEVMYNVMDDGRPATDLFDMVANGELTLCYFSTSYLGKQVPALNALEVPFLFADLEQAHTALDGDFGAALTTATEAATPFEVLGYWDNGFRHFTNRLREVRSPADVAGMRVRLQPNAVHEALIRSWGGEPVPAELSDGIAMIASGQVDAQENPLANSAAYGVDHQHITMTGHLYGARGLYANRSQMSTLGSDVATAVRSAARAAIIFQRRAAADYEAELRTRFEGEGRVVIDLDPTDRQAFADAASDVIAAARAGQPALNFL, encoded by the coding sequence ATGACGATTCGAGTAGGTGGCTACGCGCCCCAGGGAAGTGCCCACAGCCGGGCTCTTGACCATTTTGTGGACGCCCTGGCAGCCGTTACCGATCATCCGGCCGAAGTCATGTATAACGTCATGGACGATGGTCGACCCGCCACCGACTTGTTCGACATGGTGGCGAATGGCGAACTGACCTTGTGCTATTTCTCGACCTCATACCTCGGCAAACAAGTTCCCGCCCTCAACGCGCTGGAGGTCCCATTCCTCTTCGCAGACCTCGAACAGGCCCATACCGCACTCGACGGCGACTTCGGCGCAGCGCTGACCACCGCCACCGAAGCGGCCACTCCATTCGAAGTACTCGGCTACTGGGACAACGGGTTCCGACACTTCACGAACCGACTGCGCGAGGTGCGCTCCCCCGCCGACGTTGCCGGCATGCGGGTCCGCCTCCAACCGAACGCCGTCCACGAGGCGCTCATCCGGTCCTGGGGTGGAGAACCCGTGCCCGCCGAGTTGAGCGATGGTATCGCCATGATCGCCTCGGGGCAGGTTGACGCTCAGGAGAACCCCCTCGCCAACTCGGCCGCCTATGGCGTCGATCACCAGCACATCACGATGACGGGACACCTCTATGGCGCCCGCGGCCTCTATGCCAATCGGTCCCAGATGTCGACCCTCGGATCAGACGTAGCAACCGCGGTCCGCTCCGCCGCCAGGGCGGCGATCATTTTCCAACGACGAGCCGCCGCCGACTATGAAGCTGAATTGCGAACCCGATTTGAAGGGGAAGGTCGAGTGGTCATCGATCTTGACCCGACCGACCGACAGGCCTTCGCAGACGCGGCATCCGATGTGATCGCCGCAGCCAGAGCGGGCCAACCGGCCCTGAATTTCTTGTAA
- a CDS encoding cupin domain-containing protein, producing the protein MGQLIKFADADVVERGNGIQSIRLTDPPVDGQCFVMGITMFPPGGELPLHTHNTIEQVTVLEGSGIAEIDGVQQEAVPYDTTMIEPGSVHRFINTGDTPMKILWVYGNTYVTRTFAETGETVEQFGRPGHDDHVHE; encoded by the coding sequence ATGGGACAATTGATCAAGTTCGCGGATGCCGACGTCGTCGAACGAGGCAACGGAATCCAGAGCATCCGGCTGACCGACCCACCGGTGGACGGCCAATGCTTCGTCATGGGTATCACGATGTTCCCGCCGGGTGGTGAACTCCCCCTCCATACCCACAACACCATCGAGCAAGTCACGGTGCTTGAAGGATCGGGGATCGCCGAGATTGACGGTGTTCAACAGGAGGCCGTTCCCTACGACACCACCATGATCGAACCCGGCTCGGTACATCGGTTCATCAACACCGGTGACACGCCCATGAAAATCCTCTGGGTGTACGGCAACACGTACGTGACGAGAACCTTCGCCGAAACGGGCGAGACGGTCGAACAGTTCGGGCGGCCCGGCCACGACGACCACGTCCATGAGTAG